A region of Ignatzschineria larvae DSM 13226 DNA encodes the following proteins:
- the ftsA gene encoding cell division protein FtsA, which translates to MTELSVQSVGVCIDIGTHKVVGMMAKVREDGIIEIVKIISRPSRGIKRGIINNIDPITRIVKDIIAEFERDLTVNVLSVSTSISGSHIRSRKNTGVITLSKDRERFTERDYERILIEAGQLKLDPGESVLHVLPQMYVVDGGEPVENAIGLSGVRFTLIAHLVTAATNEITNIRNCIAASNVNIDNMIYEGLSSAVSVLTEDECQRGVTLIDMGAGVTDVVVYQNGVVVFHESIPLGGDDVTADIAKVKRFSTQVAESIKIEHGSCMGYASYDEMFTLPVITNQNENRKMSTRELSFIIDARYREILEFVREKIEEAGYYQLHDAGVVLTGGASQMEGCVELARDVLDKPCRIGLPINVSYKSSEPLTPEHAAVVGLLASYKYENIWQKELQKTMPSGNIFSNIYRKIAGICRSYL; encoded by the coding sequence ATGACAGAACTTTCAGTACAATCCGTAGGTGTATGTATCGATATCGGAACGCACAAAGTCGTTGGTATGATGGCGAAAGTGCGAGAAGATGGAATTATCGAGATTGTGAAGATAATTTCTCGCCCCTCTCGTGGCATTAAAAGGGGTATTATCAACAACATTGATCCTATTACACGAATTGTTAAAGATATTATTGCAGAGTTTGAACGTGATTTGACTGTGAATGTTCTATCGGTCTCTACCTCTATTAGTGGTTCTCATATTAGAAGTCGGAAAAATACTGGAGTGATCACGCTTTCAAAAGATCGAGAGCGGTTTACTGAGAGAGATTATGAGCGTATTTTAATTGAAGCAGGTCAGTTAAAACTTGATCCTGGTGAGAGTGTATTACATGTTTTGCCACAAATGTATGTCGTTGATGGAGGGGAGCCTGTTGAGAATGCAATAGGTCTATCTGGCGTGCGTTTTACCCTTATTGCGCATCTTGTCACTGCCGCAACTAACGAGATTACGAATATCCGTAATTGCATTGCTGCAAGTAATGTGAATATTGATAATATGATTTATGAAGGACTCTCTTCTGCGGTGAGTGTTTTGACAGAGGATGAATGTCAAAGGGGAGTGACGCTGATAGATATGGGCGCTGGAGTGACAGATGTAGTGGTTTATCAAAATGGTGTTGTCGTATTTCATGAATCTATTCCTCTAGGAGGAGATGATGTAACTGCTGATATCGCTAAAGTGAAGCGTTTTTCAACGCAAGTGGCTGAGAGTATTAAAATTGAACATGGTTCTTGTATGGGGTATGCAAGCTACGATGAAATGTTCACGCTTCCTGTTATTACAAATCAGAATGAAAATCGCAAAATGTCTACGCGTGAACTCTCATTTATTATTGATGCTCGTTATCGTGAAATTTTGGAATTTGTACGAGAGAAGATAGAAGAAGCAGGGTATTATCAGCTGCACGACGCAGGTGTAGTCTTAACGGGCGGTGCTAGTCAGATGGAGGGGTGTGTTGAGTTAGCAAGGGATGTCTTGGATAAACCTTGTAGAATCGGTCTGCCAATTAATGTGAGTTACAAAAGCTCAGAACCTTTAACGCCAGAACATGCGGCTGTTGTAGGACTTCTTGCATCTTACAAATATGAGAATATTTGGCAAAAAGAGTTACAAAAAACGATGCCAAGTGGTAACATCTTTAGTAATATATATAGGAAAATCGCTGGAATATGTCGTAGTTATTTATAA